The following are encoded together in the Coregonus clupeaformis isolate EN_2021a chromosome 24, ASM2061545v1, whole genome shotgun sequence genome:
- the LOC121538511 gene encoding sodium-coupled neutral amino acid transporter 3-like — MDVGRSMELQKMNGQHSRDLGPDKLNLEEGFDGLEFMAERDEFLPGKRPGIKAPQFTDFEGKTSFGMSIFNLSNAIMGSGILGLAYAMSNTGIILFLILLLFIAILSAYSIHLLLRSAGVVGIRAYEQLGHRAFGQPGKVLAGSIITMHNIGAMSSYLFIVKSELPLVMQAFLGLTENTGEWYLDGRYLIIIVSVIIIFPLSLMRHLGYLGYTSGFSLSCMVFFLISVIYKKFNIPCPLEEITSHNNHSAYALEESHGNHSFVTPAYVNSDEDFCDPQLFTINTQTAYTIPILAFAFVCHPEVLPIYTELQDATKKRMQTVANISILAMFVMYGLTAIFGYLTFFGGVESELLHTYIKVDPLDTLILCVRMAVLVAVTLTVPVVLFPIRRALLQLLFPEKPFHWARHITIAVCLLIIVNLLVIFVPTIRDIFGIIGATSAPSLIFILPGIFYIRIVPEETEPLKSKPKIMAACFAVLGFVFMVMSTSFIIIDWVSGESRSGGGH; from the exons ATGGATGTAGGGAGAAGTATGGAGCTCCAAAAGATGAATGGGCAACATAGCAGGGACCTTGGCCCAGATAAACTCAATTTAGAAGAAGG GTTTGATGGACTGGAGTTCATGGCAGAGCGGGATGAGTTCCTGCCAGGGAAGAGGCCAGGAATAAAGGCACCTCAGTTCACTGAT TTTGAGGGTAAAACTTCATTTGGAATGTCCATCTTCAATCTCAGCAATGCCATCATGGGCAGTGGAATTCTGGGACTAGCGTACGCCATGTCCAACACCGGTATCATCCTTTTCCT TATCCTGTTGCTATTCATTGCCATTTTGTCAGCCTATTCCATCCACCTCCTCCTGAGAAGTGCAGGAGTTGTAG gcATCCGTGCCTATGAGCAGCTAGGGCACCGTGCCTTTGGACAACCAGGCAAAGTGTTGGCTGGCTCCATCATCACCATGCACAACATTGGAG CGATGTCCAGTTACCTCTTCATTGTGAAGTCTGAGCTCCCGTTGGTCATGCAGGCCTTTCTTGGCCTGACGGAAAATACTGG AGAGTGGTATTTGGATGGGAGGTACCTCATCATCATTGTAAGCGTCATCATCATCTTTCCACTCTCACTCATGAGACACCTTG GTTACCTTGGTTACACCAGTGGCTTCTCTCTCTCATGTATGGTTTTCTTCCTCATCTCA GTGATCTATAAGAAGTTCAACATTCCGTGTCCACTGGAGGAGATAACCAGTCACAATAACCACTCAGCGTACGCCCTGGAGGAGAGTCATGGTAATCACTCATTCGTCACCCCAGCATACGTCAATTCTGATGAGGACTTCTGTGACCCACAGCTATTCACCATCAACACACAG ACAGCATATACCATCCCCATCCTGGCTTTCGCTTTTGTCTGCCACCCTGAGGTGCTTCCCATCTACACAGAGCTACAAGA TGCCACCAAGAAACGCATGCAGACAGTTGCCAACATCTCCATTCTGGCCATGTTTGTCATGTACGGTCTAACCGCTATCTTCGGTTACCTCACCTTCTTTG GTGGAGTAGAGTCAGAGCTCCTTCATACATACATTAAAGTGGACCCCTTGGACACCCTGATCCTGTGTGTGCGTATGGCTGTGCTGGTGGCTGTTACTCTCACTGTCCCTGTGGTACTCTTTCCG ATCCGCAGGGCCCTGCTGCAGCTGCTGTTCCCTGAGAAGCCCTTCCACTGGGCTCGCCACATCACCATTGCTGTGTGTCTCCTCATCATCGTCAACCTACTGGTCATCTTCGTGCCCACCATTCGAGACATCTTCGGCATCATCG GGGCGACCTCTGCACCCAGCCTGATCTTCATCCTCCCAGGAATCTTCTACATCAGGATTGTTCCTGAAGAAACGGAACCTCTAAAATCCAAACCAAAGATTATG gCTGCCTGTTTTGCTGTGTTAGGCTTCGTCTTCATGGTGATGAGTACGTCATTCATCATCATTGACTGGGTGTCTGGAGAGTCTCGGAGTGGAGGCGGACACTAG